A window of Candidatus Purcelliella pentastirinorum contains these coding sequences:
- the rplU gene encoding 50S ribosomal protein L21, producing MYAVIQNGGKQYKVLEGVKLRVDKIELPVGKKFKINKILMFVNKNDTIVGFPYVSNIFIKAKILFHGRDKKIKIIKFNRRKHYRKFRGHRQYFTDIKILNIILC from the coding sequence ATGTATGCTGTTATCCAAAATGGTGGAAAACAATATAAAGTATTAGAAGGTGTTAAATTAAGAGTAGATAAAATTGAACTTCCTGTAGGGAAAAAATTTAAAATAAACAAGATTTTGATGTTTGTTAATAAAAATGATACAATAGTTGGCTTTCCATATGTATCTAATATCTTTATAAAAGCAAAAATATTATTTCATGGTAGAGATAAAAAAATAAAAATAATAAAATTTAATCGTCGTAAACATTATCGTAAGTTTAGAGGACATAGGCAATATTTTACTGATATTAAAATTTTAAATATCATTTTATGTTAA
- the rpmA gene encoding 50S ribosomal protein L27 yields the protein MAQKKAGGSTRNGRDSHSKRLGVKCFGGAFVFVGSIIVRQRGTKFHPGKNVSCGRDHTLFATKNGYIKFEKRGLRNKNYVSVIS from the coding sequence ATGGCACAAAAAAAAGCTGGGGGTTCGACTAGAAATGGTCGTGATTCTCATTCTAAAAGATTGGGTGTAAAATGTTTTGGCGGTGCTTTTGTCTTTGTTGGATCTATTATAGTACGTCAAAGAGGTACAAAATTTCATCCTGGTAAAAATGTCTCCTGTGGTAGAGATCACACTCTATTTGCTACTAAAAATGGTTATATAAAATTCGAGAAGCGTGGTCTTAGGAATAAGAATTATGTTAGTGTTATTTCTTAA
- the cgtA gene encoding Obg family GTPase CgtA: protein MKFVDEVVICASGGTGGNGCISFKHNKNMSYPIPDGGDGGDGGNVWLLADRNLSNLIDYKFKKYIIASNGKNGGSNGRSGKNGRDIIIKVPIGTLIIDYDTGATIIDIINCNQKILLVKGGKKGLGNIHCKLFSNSFLNNKNNGSISKKHFFLFRFIFLANVGMLGMPNVGKSTFVTKISNVKSKIGLYPFTTIRPHLGVVRLNKENCFTIADIPGLIEGASKGVGMGVDFLKHLERCDILLHMISLSSMKVKNIINDINIIIYELTKYKNLLSNKTCWLLFNKMDLFNLNEIKDIVNAVIKKLCWKSNYYIISAINNTGIKNLCWDIVNFINKNISKM from the coding sequence ATGAAATTTGTCGATGAAGTTGTTATATGTGCTTCAGGAGGTACTGGTGGAAATGGATGTATTAGTTTTAAACATAATAAAAATATGAGTTATCCAATTCCTGATGGCGGGGATGGTGGAGATGGTGGTAATGTATGGTTATTAGCAGATAGAAATTTAAGTAATTTAATTGATTATAAATTTAAAAAATATATAATTGCTTCTAATGGTAAAAATGGTGGAAGTAATGGTCGATCTGGTAAAAACGGTCGTGATATTATAATTAAAGTTCCAATTGGAACTTTAATTATAGATTATGATACGGGTGCTACAATAATTGATATAATTAATTGCAATCAAAAAATATTATTGGTTAAAGGTGGTAAAAAGGGTTTAGGAAATATACACTGTAAATTATTTTCAAATTCTTTTTTGAATAATAAAAATAATGGTTCTATTAGTAAAAAACATTTTTTTTTATTTAGGTTTATTTTTCTAGCCAATGTTGGTATGTTAGGTATGCCAAATGTTGGTAAATCAACTTTTGTAACTAAAATATCAAATGTTAAATCTAAGATTGGGTTATATCCATTTACGACTATTAGACCTCATTTGGGTGTTGTTCGTTTAAATAAAGAAAATTGTTTTACTATAGCTGATATACCCGGTTTGATTGAAGGCGCATCTAAAGGTGTTGGTATGGGTGTAGATTTTTTAAAACATTTAGAAAGATGTGATATTTTATTGCATATGATTTCTTTATCTTCTATGAAAGTAAAGAATATAATAAATGATATTAATATAATAATTTATGAATTAACTAAATATAAAAATTTATTATCCAATAAAACATGTTGGTTATTGTTTAATAAAATGGATTTATTTAATTTAAATGAAATTAAAGATATAGTAAATGCAGTTATTAAAAAATTATGTTGGAAAAGTAATTATTATATTATTTCTGCTATTAATAATACTGGAATTAAAAATTTATGTTGGGATATTGTTAATTTTATAAATAAAAATATTTCTAAAATGTAG
- the dnaX gene encoding DNA polymerase III subunit gamma/tau, with product MSLANEWRPKIFDDVVGQKYVLLAIKNSLNLGFIHHAWLFSGIRGIGKTTIARLLSKSLSCEIGISFIPCNICNNCKDIDDGHFIDLLEIDGASKTKVEDMRDLLDSTQYLPLKGRFKIYLIDEVHMLSKHSFNALLKTLEEPPTHVKFILVTTDFSKIPLTIISRCIQFNLKSINKFEMIKRLEYILSKEKIAIDLLSLDLLANYSYGCMRDAISLTEQALLIGNGKIFSNIIIKMLGILNKKYYFSLIRCLIFRKTKKMLLLLNDISNHDIDWDILLVELLVLLNKIAVMKYLPDINNNCSISEIKFFKEISLFITIEMIQYFYKILLIGRRELFLSPTYKMGIEMILIKAILYIPIK from the coding sequence ATGTCATTAGCTAATGAGTGGCGTCCTAAAATATTTGATGATGTAGTTGGTCAAAAATATGTATTATTAGCGATAAAAAATAGTTTAAATTTAGGATTTATACATCATGCATGGTTATTTTCCGGTATAAGAGGTATTGGTAAAACAACCATTGCGAGATTATTATCTAAATCTTTAAGTTGTGAAATTGGTATTTCTTTTATTCCATGTAATATTTGCAATAACTGTAAGGATATAGACGATGGACATTTTATTGATTTATTAGAAATAGATGGAGCATCAAAAACTAAAGTAGAAGATATGCGTGATTTATTGGATAGCACACAATATTTACCGTTAAAAGGAAGATTTAAAATTTATCTTATAGATGAAGTACATATGTTGTCTAAACATAGTTTTAATGCTTTACTTAAAACATTAGAAGAACCTCCAACACATGTTAAATTTATATTAGTTACTACCGATTTTAGTAAAATACCTTTAACAATAATATCAAGATGTATTCAATTTAATTTAAAAAGTATAAATAAATTTGAAATGATTAAAAGATTGGAATATATTTTATCAAAAGAAAAAATAGCTATTGATTTGTTATCTTTAGATTTATTAGCTAATTATTCTTATGGATGTATGAGAGATGCTATTAGTTTAACTGAACAGGCATTATTAATAGGTAATGGTAAAATTTTTTCTAATATAATTATTAAAATGTTAGGTATTTTAAATAAAAAATATTATTTTTCTTTAATTAGATGTTTAATTTTTCGTAAAACAAAAAAAATGTTGTTGTTGTTAAATGATATATCTAATCATGATATTGATTGGGATATTTTATTAGTAGAATTATTAGTTTTACTAAATAAAATTGCAGTTATGAAATATTTACCTGATATAAATAACAATTGTTCAATTTCAGAAATAAAATTTTTTAAAGAAATATCTTTATTTATAACAATTGAGATGATTCAATATTTTTATAAAATATTGTTAATAGGTAGAAGAGAACTATTTTTATCACCAACCTATAAAATGGGTATAGAAATGATTTTAATAAAGGCTATTTTATATATTCCAATTAAATGA